GGCGTCACAGCACTCACACTTCAAGCAACTTCCATGAGTGGTTTCATGTTCATGGGCGGCCCTGCACTCGCATTCAAACAAGGACTTTGGGCGCTCTGGTACGCTGCTGGCGACTTCGGTGGTGGCCTTGTCAACCTCGCCGTCCTCGGCCGAAACCTCCGGCGAATTACCGAAGCACTCGGCTCACTCACACCAATCGAATGGCTCGAAGACCGCTATCCCCACCCCAGTATCAGAATCGCTGGCGCGACTATCTCGATCGTTTTCCTCGCTGCATACGTCTTCGCCCAATTTATCGCAGCGGGCAAAGCAATCGAATCCATTAGCGGACTGCCGTTTATCTATGGTCTTCTCATTGGTGCGGGAATCATTATCTTGTACACTTTCGTTGGTGGTTACCTTGCCGTCGCCTGGACGGACGCCTTCCAGGCAATCGTCATGGCCGTCGGCATCAACATCATCCTGGTCGCGGCGATACTCGAAGTAGGCGGGATCAGTGCTCTCTTCGCTGAGATCGCTACAACGGATCCGACTTACCTTTCGATCTGGGGGAAAGGCCTTGAACACGTCGGTGAGTGGGGCGTCGTTGCTGGTGCTGTGCTCATCTATGCGATCGGATACATGGGGCTTCCGCATGCAGTCGTCCGCCATCTCAGCATGGATAATCCAGACACCGCAAAGAATGCAACAATCTGGAACGTCTTCTACAATACCTTCTTCGTCTACCAACCGTACATTCTCGGACTCGTTGCCATTGTCCTCCTCCCGAATCTCGATGACCCTGAGATGGCAATTCCTCGCCTTGCACTTTCACTCCTCCCAGGAATCGCTGCCGCAGTGATTCTGGCTGCACTCATGGCTGCAGTCATGAGCACTGCCGATTCACTTCTCATCATGGCGGGGTCGATTCTCGCTCGAGACGTCATTCAACGGTTCGGCAACGACAACCTTACCGACGATCAGATGTTTATCTGGTCGCGACTCCTTGTTCTCGTAATCGGAATCATCGGAATCATCGTCGCTGCCGTTCAGCCACCAGGTATCTTCGAACTCGTCATTTTCGCCTTCGGTGGCTTGGGAACTGCATTTCTCATTCCGAACGTCGCTGGTGTGTATTGGGATCGAGCGAATTGGAAGGGTGCACTTGCCGGGATGGTCGGTGGTGCATCCACGAACATCGTCTGGACATCCCAAGATCTACAAACCACTACCGCTATCCATCCGTTCTTCGCAGGACTCATCGTCTCGGCATTCCTGCTCGTCACTGTCTCGCTGCTGACAAAGCCACCGACAGGGGACGCAGTCGCTATCGTGCAGCGTGTTCGCCGATCCGGCACCGCACCATCAGGTACAGTCCAACAGTCAGCGCGATCGCTCGCTCCCGAAGCTCGTGCTATCGGTGAGCACCTCGCTGCTGATTCGTCCACATCACGACCGTCAGACACCTCGACGATCGATGTCCAACCGACAGACAGCTAACCAAAACGATGGCTGGCATGCATACCCAACAGTCAATTACGGTATTTGACACGGCCGTCTCCGCAGAAGAGGCAGAGCAGTCGCTGCTAAAGTCGGATACAGATATGGCTGAAACAACCGCTGACAGGCTCGTCTATTATCCATATCGCGTCTTTGGATTCGATCTTCACGCAGAGGCGTTCCTCGATGAGTTCACCGACCGCGTTTACTGTGGTGTTGATCTCTGCAATGGCAAGGAGGTGTTCATCGAAGAGGCTCCGAAGACGACCGACAAAGTCGTCGATGCAGACCTGATCGTGCCGGTTACAGACGAGATCGAAGACGCACAACGAATCGCACGATACTATCTCCTCGAACTCGTACGGAAAGAGTTACGCGTTGGCTCTCCACCCGACCTTCACCCCGTTGAGGACCGTCGGATCTATCGTCCTTTCCATCTCGTCGACTGTACTACATCGGACAAAACGTCTCTTATGTACATCGTCGATGGTGTGACTGGCGACTTCCATCGCATCTATCTCCACTGACGGCTCCCGACGCGATGAGTAAAGATGCGGATTTCAATTCGGCTATCATCACTGGTGACGTTTACTGCGGCTTGACCTACAATCGCCAGAAGCTCGGCAGGAGAAGAAATTTTAAAACAATGCTATGGGATGTCCAACCAGACTCTATTTGGCGTCACATCCGTGGAACGTGCTATTAAACGGAAACCACTCAAAGTAGGCGCAGCAACCAACCCATTCGAAAGGATGCATCCGTAGACAATCGTCTTGCCATCGATGACGATCCACGATACATTTCAGGACGATACAGAATCGATAGCAAGCAAAGGGATGAACCACTCCTCTGTGAGCACATAGTTGCGAGCTTACGATGGCCCATTAGGACAGCCCTACTTTCGATGCAGATCGGGCTGAGATTCTATAACTAAGTTCCAGTTATGCGTTAGGTATGTTGACATGGAACAAAGACGATCCAAATTCCGACTGCGAGCATTCCTGTTCTTCCAATTACTCGCCTGGTTCGTGCTCATTACACTCGCCTGGATAATTGGGAGTTTGCTCTCCTAACGTGAGTACACTATTCCATTCGTAGCTCGCGCTCACCACCAATAACTGTGTTATCCTTCGCTACTGGGGATCAGCAGTCGGAGGTAGGAAAAACGCTCTCGATGATGGAGGTCCACAAACGGTTGAACGACGCTGACGAATAACCAACGGCCACGCTCGAGCGGTATAGTTTGTTGAGTAACTGATTCAGGGTCCAGAGTCGCCAGTTCGTCCGGCGTCCGATCAATCCAGAGCACGAGGGCTGGCGGGTCGTCGCCAACGATGAGGACCCGGTCGAGTTCGACGGTCGTTGAAGGGACGGCTACTGCTGTGGGGACGACCGGTAGTCCCGGTGTGTCAACATAGCAGGTAATTTCAAGCGACATGATGCCAGCTAGGTCGGGGGAGAATTAGCTTTTTTGACCAGACGTGGCAATGACCGACACTCATTCGTTCAAGGTCTGTCTGGTTGCCCTCGTCCTGTTCAGAATGGAGTCAACAGAATCCCACGCAATGGGTAAATATAGTAGCCGGGAATAGTGCTATCGAGTTTTTGAATCGACTGATCTCGGCAGTTTCGCTGGTTTTCGGCCGTTGGTTTTGCATGTTTGTAGTAAAGCGCGCAAATTTGACCAATTTCGATCACATCGTCAACGGCCTAGTGGTTACTGGCAGTCGCACCCTACGAGACAAGGAGACTTTACCGGTAGCAATAGGAATTCTGCTTCATTTCTTGCGATGGTATTCTGAGAGCCTCTGAGCTTCTTCTTGGATTTGGGCTATCTCACGGTCTCCTCCGGGATTGCTTCCTCCATGTGAGTATCGTACAGAAAAATCAAGGACAGAGGGGATGAATCGACTATTTTCCCCCTCTTCGTCATCGGCAGCACTATGTTGCTTAATGTGGGCAGTGAGCCGAGCCAGAAGACCACGGAACATAGCCTGACCTATACTTTCTGTAAATATAAACGTAATCGAGGGGATGCCGAAATCGAACGTTATAGAGCTGGTCAATACGCATCATGAACCGCGTACAGGTTGATTCGATGGTAACAGGAGTGATCCACTTCTGCTAATAATTTCAAACGACAGTAAACGTGACCTACGTACCGATGAAGAGCCCATCAATCAGCTGTATCGGCTCCTTCGACCCCTCAGCAATTGGCGAAGAGTCCCTAGTCGGTATTTTCGTTTCTAAGGTATGAAATCATCAAACAGGCCATTGAGAACAAAGCTTATGCCACTTGATATCTAATTAAAATTGTGACATATACGGATAGATCTCGCCGTGCAGTTCTCACTGGAGCAGCAGCGCTCGGAATATCTTCACTAAGCGGCTGTGCGAATCTTTCACTCGGTGCAACTGAAGGACCGACGTTCAGCCGCGGTTCGCATATGTCTCTCGATGAGCAGCCACTCACCAATACGTCTTCCTCGACTGATGCGGTGTCACTCCATGCGGCAGTGTTCACAGCAAAGCAGGACGTCCAACAATGAATTAACTGGAGTGCGCTTCCGGAGACAACGCGGCATCTGCTTCGGACAACCGACTATTCAACGCATTTCATCGCGACACTGATCGCCGATACGCAGCTGGTTTCGCCAACCACGAACACTAGTTGGTACCCCACCTCAAGCGTTGACGGTGATCAATTCGTCTTTCAGCTACCAGTGAAACAGTGGCCGACGCAAAAGGCGCTAAAAAGTCCGTCGCTGGTTGGCGGGTTCGAACAATGGAAGAGAGGCGATGGTACTGCTCCGTCTCGAGCAATTGTTGAATTAGAGTTCCTGGCACCAGATGAAGACAAAACGTGTGGTGAGTAACAATCTATTCAAATATTACAGCCCTGCATATTCGGTGGTGATTCCAGTGAGGACTCATTTTTGGACATTCGCGTCGCAAGACCCTGCATCACTCTCGTCTTGTGTTTCAACCACGATAGCAACCACGCTCTAGAGCGCATCGAAGAGAACCGTCTCACGGAGCATACCAGATACTTCGCGAGAACCCACCGTGAAGAATTGCCAGCTAGATTGAACGGGGATACATCCAAGGTAGTATCATCTACTAACCTCCACGAGTTCCTGTACGGTTCGAAAAACGGAGAATGAGAAACAGAGGGAGGGCCAAAGCGTCAGAGGGTCCTAAATGTCGTCAAGGTCGGCGGGGAAATCAATCAGCCACTCACCGGGCGACAATGAATCAAGGCCCAGAGCGTTGATTAACTCCGTCATGTGTCCGATCTGCTTTCGGCTCTCCGACCCCTTGTTGAGTAGATGTCGTGTTCATGTCAGAGGGAAGATAGCACTACTGAATGTGGTCATCAGAAGGATTGGGAGCTCCGAAGGGTCTCTCTGGTGCTTATTCGTTCAGGCGTCGTCTAAGCGCAGCTGCACTCCCAATACCGACAAGTGCTGCAATCCCTTCGAACCCAGGTTGATTCGTTTCCGTCGTTGTAGCTTGAGCGGTCGACCCATCGTCTTCGCCAGACGCGAAACTATCGTCTGGTTGTGTCTTATTGATGCCACCTCCACTACTGCTCGTCTGCGATATATCAGTGGTTGACGCTCTCGAAGAGTTGGTCAGTCCAAGGTCAGTAAGTGCATCGCGCAGTGTGACGATATCGATGTTTCGGTCTTTTGCCATCTGGATCGCCATTCGGATTCGGCTTGGCGGGAGCCGTTCTTGCCACCAACTGTGCCCTCCCAGAATGCCGAGTGTATCAGCGGTAGCTACTTTGTCAAGGAACGTTCCGAGCTCCGCCTCCGTCATTTCTCCTTGGCGGAACATCGCTCTCGAAAGGTGGGGTAGCTGGATCGTGTTCGCCTGATGGATTTGGGCTCGTCCACCGATTGCGAGCCCCCCGTTCGCAACCGCGGTGTAGTACTCTCCGGCGAGTTCCTGAGTTCGTTTCCCGTACCCTCCATACGGCATGACGATATTTGTGACCGTAACACCGTGTTGTTCGAGTTGCTGTCTCGACTCGCCAAGTGCATACCGTAGTATATCGTCGGTGTAGCGTTCAGTGACACCATCGCTGGCGGTAAACGCCTGCCCGACCGGTGAATCGAGTTTTACGAATTCCCCGTGATCATCGGAACCGTTCCCTGCAACCGTGACGGTCGTTGATTCGGATCCATCGCTGACGATGAGCGTATCGTCCGGAATCTTCCCATGAACATTCGTCTTCACGTAGAGTTTCTGATCAGCTGGGTCGATATCACGCGTAATCTCGATGTCCCCCAAGGCACGGTGCCGAGCTGAGTGAGACATGATTTCCCAGCCTGCGTCCTCGAGAGTTCGGAGCTGAGCGGCACTGAGCTTCTCGTTCTGCCCGACACTGGCCGCCGGAACGGCTGAACAGCCAGGAACGCCTTCTTTGCGGTGGGCTTTCTGATACGTGTGCGTGAAGTCCTTGATGGGACCGTCGTCGTAGGTGAATACGAGCTTGCCGTTCGTTTTGGCGGCCGTAGCAGGTGACCCAGCAACGAGTGTGGCACTGGCGACGGCCATGCCGTTCCGGAGAACTGCACGACGTGTCGTCATTGGCGTGTTTTTGCTCATTCGCGCTCACTCCGGGGAGTGCCGGTGCCCGCGAGCGTACGGAGCGCTTGGACAATACGCGTTTGCTCGGCGACGTGGCCACCTGTCTGTTGAATGGCGTGAACACCGCCCACCAGTGCTTTACCGGTTTCCGCGGCGAGGTCCCAGCTCGGTCGCTCGACGCGTTGGAAGTGAGATGTCGACCACCGACTGGGATGTGCAAGCAGATAGACAGCAGAACAGTCACCGGATTCGAGTGCACGAATTACGTCATCAGTTTCATGGATTGCACCGATACCAGGAACGGATGCATTCCAGTCTCGGCCAGTATCGGAGAAGTACACCCGATCATCGGACCCATCGGCAGCGGCCTCGATATCGTACGCTTTCCCAAGAAGGTCGTAATCGGCTGGCGTCCGGGCATCCTTCCACATATCCGTATTCAGATGGGGGGAAAGCGGACTCCCATGTGAACAGATAGTTTCGATACTAACGTGTTGGCGGAACGACTCGAGGTTGGCCGCGAACCGGGCGTGTGATCGGTTCACGTTGCCACGGGCTTTTGCCAAATCTTCGTAATGATATCCGACTTCGTGACCCTCTGTTTCCATCCGACTAGCGATGGAAGGTTCGAACGTACTCGTCCGGAAGTAGTACGTTGCATCGATGCCGAGTTCGGTTTCGAGTTCGGCCATTGCAACCGCATTCCCGACGCGTCGATCCACATCGTGGCGGAGCACGATCGACGGGGATTCGATGGAGTCCGCGGTGAAGTACTCCGCCACGGTGTAGAAGTTGTAATTCTGTTCGAGGGCCGTTTCTAACAGGTGCCTATAGTCCAGTAGGCTGAAGCCGGCTAA
The window above is part of the Haladaptatus caseinilyticus genome. Proteins encoded here:
- a CDS encoding sodium/proline symporter — encoded protein: MNWVLIVPFVVYLLGLLIFGYLASKKLDDLSDYLLGGRTIGSGVTALTLQATSMSGFMFMGGPALAFKQGLWALWYAAGDFGGGLVNLAVLGRNLRRITEALGSLTPIEWLEDRYPHPSIRIAGATISIVFLAAYVFAQFIAAGKAIESISGLPFIYGLLIGAGIIILYTFVGGYLAVAWTDAFQAIVMAVGINIILVAAILEVGGISALFAEIATTDPTYLSIWGKGLEHVGEWGVVAGAVLIYAIGYMGLPHAVVRHLSMDNPDTAKNATIWNVFYNTFFVYQPYILGLVAIVLLPNLDDPEMAIPRLALSLLPGIAAAVILAALMAAVMSTADSLLIMAGSILARDVIQRFGNDNLTDDQMFIWSRLLVLVIGIIGIIVAAVQPPGIFELVIFAFGGLGTAFLIPNVAGVYWDRANWKGALAGMVGGASTNIVWTSQDLQTTTAIHPFFAGLIVSAFLLVTVSLLTKPPTGDAVAIVQRVRRSGTAPSGTVQQSARSLAPEARAIGEHLAADSSTSRPSDTSTIDVQPTDS
- a CDS encoding polysaccharide deacetylase family protein, whose protein sequence is MSKNTPMTTRRAVLRNGMAVASATLVAGSPATAAKTNGKLVFTYDDGPIKDFTHTYQKAHRKEGVPGCSAVPAASVGQNEKLSAAQLRTLEDAGWEIMSHSARHRALGDIEITRDIDPADQKLYVKTNVHGKIPDDTLIVSDGSESTTVTVAGNGSDDHGEFVKLDSPVGQAFTASDGVTERYTDDILRYALGESRQQLEQHGVTVTNIVMPYGGYGKRTQELAGEYYTAVANGGLAIGGRAQIHQANTIQLPHLSRAMFRQGEMTEAELGTFLDKVATADTLGILGGHSWWQERLPPSRIRMAIQMAKDRNIDIVTLRDALTDLGLTNSSRASTTDISQTSSSGGGINKTQPDDSFASGEDDGSTAQATTTETNQPGFEGIAALVGIGSAAALRRRLNE